Proteins co-encoded in one Cinclus cinclus chromosome 9, bCinCin1.1, whole genome shotgun sequence genomic window:
- the LOC134047241 gene encoding olfactory receptor 14J1-like has protein sequence MSNSSSISHFLLLALAGTRQLQLLHFCLFLGISLAALLANGLIISAVACGHHLHTPMFFFLLNLALTDLGSICTTVPKAMHNSLWDTTNISYAGCAAQLFFLLVFISAEYYVLTIMCYDRYVSICKPLHYGTLLGSRACAHMAAAAWASGFLNALLHTANTFSLPLCHGNVLDQFFCEIPHILKLSCSDTYLRGLGFIAFSAFPFFGCFVFIVFSYVQIFRAVLRIPSEQGRHKAFSTCLPHLAVVSLFVSTATFTYLKPPSITSPTLDLSLSVLYLVVPPALNPFIYSLRNQELKDGLWKLMILSFQKK, from the coding sequence atgtccaacagcagctccatcagccacttcctcctgctggcattggcagggacacggcagctgcagctcctgcacttctgcctcttcctgggcatctccctggctgccctcctggccaacggcctcatcatcagcgccgtagcctgcggccaccacctgcacacccccatgttcttcttcctgctcaacctggccctcactgacctgggctccatctgcaccactgtccccaaagccatgcatAATTCCCTCTGGGACACCACCAACATCTCCTATGCAGGATGTGCTGCACAGCTCTTTTTCTTACTAGTTTTCATCTCAGCAGAGTACTATGTactgaccatcatgtgctacgaccgctatgtgtccatctgcaaacccctgcactacgggaccctcctgggcagcagagcttgtgcccacatggcagcagctgcgtgggccagtggctttctcaatgctctgctgcacacagccaatacattttccctgcccctgtgccatggcaatgtCCTGgaccagttcttctgtgaaatcccacacatcctcaagctctcctgctcagaCACATATTTGAGGGGACTTGGGTTCATTGCTTTtagtgcttttcctttttttggttgttttgtgttcattgttttctcctatgtgcagatcttcagggctgtgctgaggatcccctctgagcagggacggcacaaagccttttccacctgcctccctcacctggctgtggtcTCCTTGTTTGTCAGCACTGCCACATTTACCTACCTGAAACCGCCATCAATCACCTCCCCAACCCTGGATCTCTCCCTCTCAGTTCTCTACTTGGTGGTGCCACCAGCCCTGAACCCCttcatctacagcctgaggaaccaggagctcaaggatggCCTGTGGAAACTGATGATTCtatcatttcagaaaaaataa